ATGTAATAAAAAAGTTACTAATTGAACTCGGGATATATTTCCGCTCTCAATCGCTGTGCAGAAGTGGATCTAGCAAGCTCATCGACTCTGCATGTGCATTTTTCCcgatattcaatcaataacCTATGAATAAAAATGTATGCAACAGCattgattttgtaaatatttctaaaacaCAATATAGCTGGATAGATAATCCCTTTTATAAACCTTCCTTTTTGCAGCGCAGCTGTGCACGCTGCAGGTCTTATATCATTATCAAGAGTAGTGGAGAAAGAATCAAGTGTAACACATTACCGATTAATTAAGTATAGCCTACTATAATGTCTATCCATAATTGATTCTCCTCAAACAGGTGTAACAAAGCATAATTAATCAGTGTTCGATTTGATACATTAAACACGTATTTCcatcattttgtatatacagACAACAAGTCAGGTTGCACATCCCCAGGTGACTATCACAGGTAGACGTTAACTCATCATGGATGATTTCTTTAATACCGAGTCTATTGAAATTCAGAGACCGATCTTGCTTTTTCAAAGGTTTTATCTTAAATTAGCCACATGGTTACTGATGGAAATAGCATGGTTCTAAAATtagcagattttttaaaaaatcctattTGATTGGTCTTTAGGTTTACATCTACTGCGcatgtcaatgaaataaaatgataggACTGATCAAGAGGTACgaagaaaaaataaacatagaTCGAAAATCTGGTATGTGAAAATGTAGACATATAtccttaatatacatgtatactcaggTTGAACGGCAGAGACGGGCGGCAGGCATCGGGTGAAGTAGAGTTGTACTTTAATCCATTCAGTCAGGTTGTGATCACAGTGTTACATACGTCGTGCGCGTCACagatcaatgaaatatatacatgtattttttgttCCCCAGCTGTCATTACCGAACGTTGGACTTCAAAATACTCTTCATCTCAAGACAGAAAGGAGATTATGATGTAAGTGAATACATGTGACCCAATAGGAAAATAAACCGTCCCACACAGTGCTGGTAGTACACTACGTCCCACACAGTGCTGGTAGTACACTTTCATTGAACATGGATGAAAACAAACTGATAAAAAATCTTCAGCAACATTTTTGTGTATCGGACAATATCCACGATAACAACGAACTATATTCAATGATTGGACAGTTACTCCCGCATAAGTGTAAACATGGAGATGTTCGTAAAGATTTATCCAAATTCCAAACAAGACTGGAGTTTTACTTTTCGCTATTCAAGTCTCATAAATACAGACCAGATATTACTACGCGTGAGGCGTTTAGAAAGGACATGACAGTCTTAGAGAAAAAGCACTTCCCACCTACTTTGCGTGAACTATATGCAATCAGTGAGTTTATGGAGCAGAAACTAATTCTCCTTAGAGTTACAGATGATGCTGGAACACTCAGTGGGTTTCATATTAGGCCAATTGTTAGAGAAATGTCTCCAAAGGCCGCGATCATAATCCTGGTCACCTTTGTGAATGGGGAGCCGTACTTTAGACTTCTTCAGGGGGAAGAACGTAATCTGGGGAAATGCTCTGTCAACTTCATCAATGCCAACCACGAATCATGCCTTGATAAAAGATTCCGAAATTCATTTCACGAATTGGATACGTCATTTGTATTGAAGAAAATTGATGGATTTAGTGTTTTTTCATCCGAGGCATTAGATTTTACTACAATATCATCAGAAACAGAAGcaacaaacatttttattgtatttagcCAGCTTTTATATGGAACAGAGTGCATGGAGGATTTTGTCAAGGACTGCGTCACGTCTCATATGAAATCTCCAGAATTCTATGAAATGTATCAAAACCTTGCATGCTTAGATGAGTTTGAAAAGGAGAAAAAATGGATTGACAAGTTACCAGAAGGAAAAGAAAAGGAATTACAACTTTCAAAACTAAGAAATAAAGCTCTAGATATTCATCTTCAGCAATGGGATTCCTTTAGCGTCGGAGATTTCTTTGCTATTTCAAGTGTCttcaatgttgaaatttatGTCGAGAGAGGACAAGAACATAGCTTGTTTCTTCCCATCTGTAGTAGCTACTTTGAAATATTCACTTCACCAATATATGTGAAACAAGTGTCTAATGACACACTGTCCCTGCTATTTAGTGACAAACAATGCTCATGTGTCCGTCAAAAGCCGGTCATCCCAGGACACTTCCCAATTTACCAGGACACAATGGAAGACTACGTCATGAAGCGAATTGGTATATACTGtcaatttaattcatatttctttctttaaaaattctgtaAATGTTGTCGTATGGTCTATGAAGATGATGTGATTTCGTCATTTAAAAACGTTTTCCAATGGTCAAGCTTTCTTTGTGATCCAcaacaacattttgaaatttcttaTTGAAAATGGTTCAATTTTCAGGATTGGAGCCGTGTTGTCCTGGAAAGACGCATAGACCTCACGAGCATTTTTCATTGATATCGGATTCCCACATCCCTTCACATGATCAAGTTTCACATTATCAACGGCCTCTAGATGATCACATAGAAAAGGTTGTTGAGGTGATGGCTTCTCAGAACAGAATACTTGATCAAATAAATGGCGGCAAAGGTTCCTTGGAGCAATGTCTTTGCAAGGAAATATTTGGGGATGAGAATAAGATATCGTTATTTAAAGCGAGGTATATAAttcagtctctctctctctctctctctctctctctctctctctctctctctctctgtgtgtgtgtgtgtgtgtgtgtgtgtgtgtgtgtgtgcgcatTACGCTGAAGTGGCATCTTACAGAAACGTACGGAAATCAGCTCAATATAACAAATATGGGGATCGAGAAATATAAACATAGTGATTTCTGAACGCATTTGTTGAAATTCCAAATTGTAGGACCATGAAATTGtagaaatacaaaatgaaaaatcGTCGTTTGATGAAGTAATTGCTTTTCAGATTTTGTTGTGATGAAACCATGAATCCAGAGGAAGCTTTACAGCTCATCGCAAATTCCACAGAGAAGCCAGTGTATGTGTTTAAATACTATCCTGAAAAATTTTCTTGGACTTTTTTCGAGCCGCACTCAACAATGCAAAAACAAGAGTCTGTTTGTCGCTACTACACAACGATTTTATTCAATGGAAAGACTGGCTATTTCGATAGAATAGTAGCAAAAAAGGGATGCAACTGCAAAATACCTTCTCCACATGTCGATGTCAAACTAAAAGAAGGTAATTATTTCTTACTTCGATTATATCactccgtggggatccgggttagagtaggtcctcagcaccCTTTGTTTGTaagtaagaggcgactaaatcgggcgttttgttttgtttttgcatGAGACCGTAAAacccaaggccccgtgtcacagcaggtgtggcacgataaagatccctccctgttcaatggccgtaaacgccgagcataggcctaaattttgcagcccttcgccggcaatggtgacgtctctatatgagtgaaatattctcgtgaagggagggggtgttaaacaatatacaatcaatcaatcgccTATATCACTTATACCACAACTCAAAGTCGACCTAGAGTAGAAATTAAAGCAGATTCAGAAAATAAGCCCATCATGCATCTCTTTCTCCATATACAATACTTTGCCCAAGAGGCGAAGATCAATATATTCACTGCTATTTTAATTAATCATCACAGTGTGTGATTCTCATTTGACAACGTATGTATAAGTGTCAGGCGAAGAAACGACGCAGAGAAAATTAAAGTATCATTATTTACAAGGGGTTTGAGTTTATCATTTAATGAATATATTGTCCTACAGTATAGTGTTTCGATTTAAAATGTGTAGTAGTCCCgtggtgatccgggttagaataggtcctcagtacccattgcgTGTCATAAGAGGGAagtaaatggagcggtccttcggatgagaccgcaaaaactgaagccccgtgtcacagcgggtgtggcatgataaagatccctccctgctcaaaggctgaaAGCGCcggtataggcctaaattttgtagcccttcaccggcaatggtgacgtctccgtcgTGACTACTCGGATATTTTCGTAACcacaaatgaacctcgtatgcaGATCGACGCTATCAAAGTCAGTTGTtatgtgtacacaaatgtaaCTAGCTTTCAAATGCTTCTAAGATatacatatctaaggtattctaccactacgaatttccacttatatgtttatgtGTTATAATGAATAAGACGTGATTGATATCAAAGCTGAATTTGTGGTGAAAATctaaataatacattatacagggattcggttctgatCTTTTAACCTCATCCACAGGCGCGCATCCGGCGCCGAAATGCATTGATTTCATGGAATTCTTGCGTCGATTCacgtcttcttaccggttatgGAAAAAGACGAGCGCCTGGTCTAATTGGTCTCCACACGAGTGAAAAATACTCGTTAACcaatatacagtgtacaatCAATTGATCATTTAACGCCGATTTGGCGATATATCATCCATACGTGTATTTCGGCGACAAACCGATAAAGCTGTAAGGGTtgctaattttgaaattttgaggCCCTGTGACGGCCCGTAGTGAGCCTACTCGTTTTCAAACACCACATATTACGTGCAAAGGGATTCTAATTCTGGCGTGAGAACTGGGGCATTTAACGTCCCCATCCGACGTACTACGAATTCAAAATCACAGCATCAGCAACGGTTGTGTTTATGAACGTATTATAGGCATAACAAATCTActgtaaatttttaaacatatacTATGTACATATAGTTATGAAAATCCacttcatgtaaaaaaaaaattaaatcctgTGCACGTATACCTTTTCAAAAAGGTCCTTCATTGAAATAGcgttgaaaaatgtatttcttataAGCAAAACGTCACTATTATCCAACATAATATATGGTATCGTTAGATAAATGTCTCAAAACTATGGATGAGTTATTTTAATCACCAATTCGGATATGGTGTTTCATGCTacaaaaacttttaattcaatttcCTATTGCTATGCGTCCAAATAGCTCTAAATAAACTTAATAGAAATCAATCACAAAGATAGTCAAAGATTATAACAATTTATTTGGAactaaaaaacaaatatatatcagtataaAAAATTACCAACTTACAATGGTATACAAAATAAGTGCCCGATGCAGGCAAAGTAAAATGCCACAAATTGGCTGTTGAATCCAAAATCCTCTTGATTTTAATACTTTCAAGTGTTTGTAGAATGCTTTTAGAGTGCAAACAAATGTTTTAATGCCccaaaatttacaatgtattcatgCTAGACAAATTCCAGAGCTTTCGTCTCTAGAATGTACATTGTTAGGCAAAACAAACTTTGTTATGTAATCTTCATAATCGGTCTAAAATTATATCGTATCTGATCTTGTTTAGGTCTCAATCTAGCACATGTGTATTACACAACActatcctctctctctctctatctctatctctctctctctctctgtacgTGTGTGTAACAATCATTCCATACCTCAAACATATCCAGTATGTAAACTATTTTACCTCGATCACCATGTTCATATATTCAGGTAGAAAGCGAAGACGTTCTTATGACTTCAAGAAATCATAAGTGGGTATTTTAGACGAATTTTTGTCAATCCACAAAGTCTAATCGCCAGAAAATTATAATGTTAACTACATTATCAGTTGTCGAATTAATCTTTGTATTTATATGTCCTTCATCAATCACCAGGACTATTTATGAAATGGCATTGTGTTTAGAGGACTCTGTCATTGAAATCCTGAAGGAGTCACATATTATTAGTTCCTAGAAGCGAATCCAACAATCCCGACGGATGCCGTGACTTTAGCTTTACATTGTGCAAGTATACTCAAGATATGCTGAAGTTTTGTCATCAAACGCAGAatcatcacatacatgtatacgatACAAACGTCAGGGTCACTTTAATGCTGTAATGGGTCTCACTGGTGTAGAATcgatgtattttattatttctcTTTCATTATTTCTTATCAGATGTTGGAATCCTACCACTAGTATTCAACATATCATAGTGTGTGGTGTTTAATATTGATAATATGTCTGGTACAATAATACTGATGCATATGCGATTACAAGAGAACATACACTTTTTATCTGCTAAGACAAGTTCACTGTCTTTGTACCGAGTCTGTTTCTAATGGTCTTTGTTATGCAAAATGCAATAAACTTTTCATAACATTTCAGATTTAAAACTAGATCCTGCAATTCAAATTGCAGACAGCAGAAGACACAGACCATTGTTAACCTTCCTTGCAACTGACACAAGTCCGGACTTTTTTGAGGACGAATTAAGAAATGTGCCAACTGTTTTTTCAAGGCACTCAGAAATCTACATTCCAATAAGCAGAAGAGATATGCGGGAGAAGGAAATGGATTTTATGTCGGATTACAGCTTTTCCTTATGTCGCTGTGTAAGCAAGGAAATTTTTGGGACTGAACACCAATTTGAAACGGTTATGAGAAAAGTCATTGAAGAAATTGTGAATAACTATAAACTTTATGGTAAATTTATGAGATGGGAAACTGACGATATTGAAAACAACGCATTCTTAGCGAATTTCACCtcaagaaagaaagaaaagtggAATATTCTAAAACCAAACTCGAGCATTGAAAAAGAGCAATCCACGTTTTTTGCCAATCGGATAGAGGATGGGATGGAAATAGAAGATTTAGAACTGTATGCTCTCTCTACATGCTTTCAGGTTCCAATATTTGTCCTGTGTATGGAAGAAAATAAAGGAAAACTGACAACATTCTGGAAAGAATTTACACCATTAGAAAGAAAACGGAAAccaaaaaatttcaaagaaagtTCACGCAAACCCTCTTGCCTAAAAGACAGCGATGGACATAGCAAATATTTCATCATGGTTTACAGAACATGCACTGGTCAATTTCACCGAATAGTTCCAAAGCGCAATGTGTGCAACTGTCTGACAGAAGTACCGTTTTTACCAGGAGCCGAAAACTATGAAGTCGATAGAGCTGGTGCGTTTATATTTGATACACCTTTATGTAAATATTGCatgattttatatttcaaaatgtgtttATGTCTACATTTACTTGTACTATCAAAGTACATTCCAAActtctttttgttttttctttcagatGAAAATATCTTGATAAAAATGAGGAgcatagaaaacaaaatcaatatctCGAAATTAGCTCTTGACAACTGGTTGCGATGCAATATGGCCTATGAACTTCTTTGTAAAGAAATTATAGATGAATTAGAGAACAGAAgaaagaatgtaaatattgcatCAATCGTCGGGTCCTCGGTGGGTCTTGCAGGTACAGCCCTTGCTGTTGGTGGACTTGTTGCGGCACCATTTACAGCAGGTGTTTCATTAGGACTAACAATAGCTGGTGGCGTCGTTGGAACCGCTGGGGGCGCAACTTCGATAGGATCAAAGATTTCAGAGCTCGTTTTGAACAAATCGGCTGTCATTCAAATGGAAAGATACCAGATGAATTTACTAGAGCGTTCCCGGTGCCTTGAAAAGTCTGTTCAGGCTCTGCAAAACGAACTACATTTTCTGTTATCTGATGAAAACAtccatgtatttgaaaatagcGCCTTAGCAACATCAGCTCTTAGAGCATTCACTACAATACCCGTGATAGTCCTGCGTGTTATAGCTAGGGTTGTTTCTATTGCTGACATGCTCCTTGTTCCACTATCTGCGGTCCTTGATGCTGGTATTCTGGCATATTCCATTTATAATCTTGCTAAAGGATCGAGAACAAATGAAACAGAACGATTAAGATCTATCCGAACAATTTTGAAAGTCACGAGAATCCAGATGCAAATTTGGGGATATGGAAACCAACATAAATGGGAAAAGAAAATTGAGTAATACTACTAATCAGGATAACAATTACATCTTATCAGTATTGAAAGCTTTCTTCCAGTTTTTAGTTTAGCTTTTTTAAGATAGCCTAGAGAATCTTGATGAATATGTaagtatgtatgtttgtaatataaacttagCAATACTAGAATTTGATTCTGTTGATTAGCTGTACCCCTGATCACATCATAGACAATTTCATTTTACACGGGataatgtaatgatgtatgCTCTGAAAGATTGAGTTCTACCTTCCATGTAGTTTGATATACATTGATACAGAAAAGTAAATTTTCTTACAAAAATTGTAGTGTACGTTTGACATATAACAAAAAACAgtacaaacaaaaacacagaCGAGTTGATTTGGCTAATGAGGCTGTGATACAGTCAATTCCATttttgatatacactgtacattgtcATTAAAAAAGTGAAGACAAGGAAAAGTTTactaatcaatctcataagtagCACAAAGACTACGGAATTAAAAGTAAGGCAAACACGAGCCCCtagaaataccagaggtgggatcaggtgtttaggagAAACAATGTGTAAagagaatatacatgtagggtagataaataccagaggtgggatcagatgtctagaAGAAACAATGTGTAAAGAGAATATAGGGTACATATTCTTACGCATATGTGTTAAATGGAGAACATCGACTACACCTCACTGATgccacatgtatatttattaatcTGTTAAATGTGTTGAGTGTTTCATGTAGCCTTCTCTTAACATCAATACATCTTTGATATTATAAGTTTCAATTCAACTGGATTGGTTTTAAATTGAAGTCTTGTATACTAATCAGATTAACAATATCTTCATTGCTGGTAAAATATAATAATCtcgatttttttcaaaataccaATCCTTTAGCTAGTTTGAGCTAAGTGTTCAAAGAAAACTTAACTGTGGAAAAAGTATTCTATTCTGGTGAATATCACAGGTatcaaaaaaaagaaagaaaaaagactctttttcattgaatatacactgtatagatAATGAAACATGGTCCATTCTGTTGGTAAAGATACACGAAGAGTTATATTAGGTTAATACAGTGTTTGTCTGATGAGCATGTGGGCATGTCGCTTGGTTTTTCTAATTTGATTTATTAGTATCTTtattaaaattaaacaaaatgacTTTATATTTCTTCGAGTGAAGCTTCGATTATAGCCTGTAAATAAGATGGTTGCTACTGCTGAAAATATAAACGTAGAGCAATGTAAGATTAATGAAACGGTGTGTGAGAAACATGAGATTTAATATTACTTCACCCTCCCTCTACATAAGGAATCGTTTGATATTACATTATCCTCCCTCTACATAAGAATTGATTTAGGTGGAGTGTGATAACTAATGCAATCTGTATTCTATTGATGTCAGAATCTTAGTTAacagtaaaacatttagatGACTAGAtacttttgttgtttttatttgtgtAACTATAGTAGCAGATATTGATAGCGATTTGTCCTAACTACTGCTGTATACGTCAATCGTATCTGTAATACTTTACCTCATGTTACTTAttaatattaatggttgaaagtagaaaaattgtattaatttccactcaatatacatgtagttaagaatttaatcaataaccaaaaaaatgtgtatgttaCCACCTTTTTAAGATGACAGACATACaaaaaaacagaagtatatgttaacattagaaaatcacacattttcgtcaTACAGGataatacaaatagataaaTACTggttgaaataacaaattaaaaatatcaacagttttaaaaaaaaaatgctaattcataaaaatgtatatatcaattatttatattAAGGAAAttattgtataatagacatacagcAGACGAAATACCAGcaaaggagttattgcccttgacaacatttttaaaattgtaaataattgattatctatggaaaatatcacctttttcaatatcaatagtgTACCAAATGTTTTATTCTATGCAGTGAATacaattcctctgaaagatatatttctatcatgcacagaGTTTAAtctaataaagatttttgcaaaaacctatgacatcacacgaggatcgatcacacgaggatcgatctACCTTAACATTTCATAGTGATGATCATGAGATCTAATAACGTTAAAGGTATTCTACCCTGATCAGTCCcataaatgttttcttaacaAAGAATAAAATGAAGCAATATTTGCAACTTTTCTACTAAGATTCGGAAAAGTGGGGTTAACCGAGAGacatctaaaacaaaaattatttcgcAATGGAAAAATATCGTTTATCAATTTTCTGGGAGCTTCCCATAGAGAGATCcacaaaaatattaatagtAAATTGGCTCACTAAGAAGCATGATATTTGGATAATCAAATATagtttatattatttaaaactatataatgatatagatataaacaataaaatttcgttctttgttgttttatcgggtgattaAGGTAGCTAGCACCTGAACAATGCAGAAAGAATCCATAACCCTCTTACgcgaaaacattttattgtttgattaaatagatataaattgaaaacaaatattttcattatatgttgCATGATGAAGACTGCAAACCGTTTTACTATCATGCCTgaacaataacaacaacaatTTGTCGTGCGCTTTTCCTTTCATGATAGCAACACGTTCATATCTGATATACCATTAAGTGTAATACagaaagaaaatattgatgaaagtaAAGACGAAATAACATGCTAGTAAATCTCATCCAAATACATATCGACACATACTAGCACAATACATTAAATTCTACATCTATCGAAATACATGGTCACCCGTTTCATTTACTAGATTAATATCTTGATTTTTACGATACTCATTAACATAATGCTCCATTTCAACATGTTATGAACATAGCGATAATATTGCAATTAAATATTCGATTCaatttattcgctcaaaccatgtTAAACGGTACACGAGGTACAAGAAATAGGATGCATGCAAGAACAATCGTCAGAGGTTCATATACATGTTTGGAACCATACAATTTTCTTAGATACCAGAGGGGaacataatatacactgtatgtataaataaacataatagtaATACGTTTAAGAGGTAGCAGAAGAACAATTACGAAGAACTACAGACAATCtcaaaaatatgagaaataaaaacacagagatTTCTTAATATGTTCATATCTTGAGTTGACAATAGATTAGTCATCAAACAAAATATACTGTATTAGTGTGACACTCTGTCGTAATGAGCGCTTCTCACATTTTGCCCAGTCCACGTGCTACCCGTAGATATATCTTGATGACGTGATCTCTAAGTATAGAACGTCCCGCTATGTGAAGCCAAatcacaaacaaacaaaacaaagaacaacGATTGTTTCTGTTTTTATGCCAAAAAAGAAACAATTTCTCTGAATAATGATAAGTTATGCAGTCTATAAACATCATGAATTTGgatctgtaataaaatgtttatattcaTTTCAATCATACAGATTCACAAGCGTGTTTTCGTAGCAAGTAAGAAATCAATGCACCTTTGTTGTTTAGAGAAAAACAGAATGGCCACTGGTTAAAGGATTAGAGTATCCTCCGGCtatttaaataaattaaaataaagaaaatacacCGCTATGTGAAGGTTACAGTATGGATATTCTTGATTTTCTTGCCCTCTAATCATGGGAATTTGGTGGGGCTAATCACTACAAACAGTTCTGAAGTCAAATAAAGCTAAGAATTACATAAAAGTAATAAGACCTTAttaaacagtgcgacatttaactctggacacgacaaaagtccggagtttcgccaacccttttattaaggatacaaataaaccctttacaaaaaaagatgggattttatgtccacaagacatgcaccaacatttacacttgtaactattgtagtttttaagatatttcacctgaaatcaaaaaatcccatgggattttggagggatttttaatcccacttgggggattttcactcctaccaaaaatcccatgggagaaaaaatttaatttctcccataggattttaactcccatatttaaattcaaaatgggatacaatgtcccataggaggaaatgtcccataatgaacatgaaatggcagtgaatatcctatttgagcatgaatgggaataaatatcccaaataaaacacaggatggggacttttatcccatgaatatagtaataaagcagaaaattgtatcttaaagagtgttgtttgtcatgattcttaagaatgtacttgcaagctaaggaatgacattaactttatatctagtaattacattcctaaattatgtagacctatacatgtgttaatggataaatgtctaaacaacatgagaaattaaattttattagagctctgcattactaaactctttcccatgcaatttcaattgtatacatataaccctatcacaaaaatattagaataaaattgaacggtattaaattatgcagttagaacactaacttatttacatgcagctgttcacattctctatttacaaccctttacaggtcgtcaggtgtgaatattcacaggaaccggtatttttgtctgtaataataatagtaggccctatggtaccatccccaatgaaaaaaataacccaaaaggaatggcaccatttcttactcaaaacttcgcttcaaaatgattcgaaaat
Above is a genomic segment from Ostrea edulis chromosome 3, xbOstEdul1.1, whole genome shotgun sequence containing:
- the LOC125675677 gene encoding uncharacterized protein LOC125675677, producing the protein MDENKLIKNLQQHFCVSDNIHDNNELYSMIGQLLPHKCKHGDVRKDLSKFQTRLEFYFSLFKSHKYRPDITTREAFRKDMTVLEKKHFPPTLRELYAISEFMEQKLILLRVTDDAGTLSGFHIRPIVREMSPKAAIIILVTFVNGEPYFRLLQGEERNLGKCSVNFINANHESCLDKRFRNSFHELDTSFVLKKIDGFSVFSSEALDFTTISSETEATNIFIVFSQLLYGTECMEDFVKDCVTSHMKSPEFYEMYQNLACLDEFEKEKKWIDKLPEGKEKELQLSKLRNKALDIHLQQWDSFSVGDFFAISSVFNVEIYVERGQEHSLFLPICSSYFEIFTSPIYVKQVSNDTLSLLFSDKQCSCVRQKPVIPGHFPIYQDTMEDYVMKRIGLEPCCPGKTHRPHEHFSLISDSHIPSHDQVSHYQRPLDDHIEKVVEVMASQNRILDQINGGKGSLEQCLCKEIFGDENKISLFKARFCCDETMNPEEALQLIANSTEKPVYVFKYYPEKFSWTFFEPHSTMQKQESVCRYYTTILFNGKTGYFDRIVAKKGCNCKIPSPHVDVKLKEDLKLDPAIQIADSRRHRPLLTFLATDTSPDFFEDELRNVPTVFSRHSEIYIPISRRDMREKEMDFMSDYSFSLCRCVSKEIFGTEHQFETVMRKVIEEIVNNYKLYGKFMRWETDDIENNAFLANFTSRKKEKWNILKPNSSIEKEQSTFFANRIEDGMEIEDLELYALSTCFQVPIFVLCMEENKGKLTTFWKEFTPLERKRKPKNFKESSRKPSCLKDSDGHSKYFIMVYRTCTGQFHRIVPKRNVCNCLTEVPFLPGAENYEVDRADENILIKMRSIENKINISKLALDNWLRCNMAYELLCKEIIDELENRRKNVNIASIVGSSVGLAGTALAVGGLVAAPFTAGVSLGLTIAGGVVGTAGGATSIGSKISELVLNKSAVIQMERYQMNLLERSRCLEKSVQALQNELHFLLSDENIHVFENSALATSALRAFTTIPVIVLRVIARVVSIADMLLVPLSAVLDAGILAYSIYNLAKGSRTNETERLRSIRTILKVTRIQMQIWGYGNQHKWEKKIE